The Stutzerimonas stutzeri DNA window CAACTTGACCAGGCACGAGCCGCCTAATACTGTATCTATATACAGTTATCTGGATGCCGTACTCATGTCTTCCGTGGTCGCCCTTGACCGCCTGCTGGATGCTCGCCGCATCTGGCGTGGCCAGTCCGTTGCATCTCCTACGGCGGCCCAACCGACCGGACATGCCATGCTGGATGCGCTCTTGCCCGCTGGCGGCTGGCCGGATTCGGCACTCAGCGAAATCCTTTTCGCAGCCCCGGGGATCGGCGAGCTACGCCTGCTGTGGCCGACGCTCGCCAGGCTGACCAGCGCAGGCGAACGTGTCGTGCTGGTCGCCCCGCCCCATCGTCCCTGCCCCCAGGCCTGGCTTGCGGCTGGAGTGGATCTGCGCCATCTGGTCATCGTCCAGGCCAAGGACCGCGATGCCTTGTGGAGCGCCGAACAGTGCCTGCGCTCCGGCAGTTGCGCCGCGGTGCTGTGCTGGCCGCGACAGGCCGACGACCGCGCCCTGCGGCGACTGCAGATAGCCGCCGAAACCGGCCAGACCCTGGCCTTTGCCTATCGTCCGCTGCGCGAAGCGGAAAATTCGTCGCCTGCGGCATTGCGCCTGACCCTGGAAGCACAGCCGGTGCAGCTGCGGGTCATCAAGTGCCGCGGCGGCCTGGCTCCGGC harbors:
- the imuA gene encoding translesion DNA synthesis-associated protein ImuA, with the protein product MSSVVALDRLLDARRIWRGQSVASPTAAQPTGHAMLDALLPAGGWPDSALSEILFAAPGIGELRLLWPTLARLTSAGERVVLVAPPHRPCPQAWLAAGVDLRHLVIVQAKDRDALWSAEQCLRSGSCAAVLCWPRQADDRALRRLQIAAETGQTLAFAYRPLREAENSSPAALRLTLEAQPVQLRVIKCRGGLAPARPLPASAWQ